The genomic DNA agagctgggtgTGTTAAAGCATAAGTATTTTGACAGGTAACATTAAGGCATAATTTCTTCGCTTGTCCATCCTTTGTATTTAAGCCTTAGAAGCTTGAGACACTGGGACTGACAAGTAATCAGGAGTTACTAATACTGAACTTCCCCTTCTCTTTGTTAAAGCTGAGTGAAATCTTGAAATTTGGCTTGGATAAATTGCTGTCCTCTGAGGGGAGTACCGTACAAGATGTGGAGCTAGAAAACATCCTTGGAGAGACAAAAGGAGGGAAGTGGGTAATGGATGTTGTGCTGCCACGTGAAGAAGAGAGTGAAGAGATGGATACAGAGAGTAAGTTAAGAATCTAAATACCTATGATGAAACACATGACACTTAAGTACTGGTAGAGAAAGCTTCCCAGGGAGGGGTGGCATTTTTCAGGCAACAAGAAGAAACGTGGACTTGTAATTAAGTAAGTTACTTGGATTTTGTTTGCGGCCTATCCACAGACTTTATTTCTGAGACTTCCTTGTTCTTCTTTTTGTGCCTATTTGTTAGATAATGGTAACAATACTTGCCCAGTTGGGGGGGGCTTGGGAGCTGAATTCCTTCAtgtgctttaaatattttaagaccTCGGGTGAAATTCATGAGAAAAGGGGAAGTATTAAAATTGCACctgctgtttttctcacagAGAGCTATTAAATAGATCTATGGTTTTAGAGATATAACAGTAACTTATGGAAAGGCTGTGTAGtatgtgttttgtatttgtcaCCAAACAAAAGATTATTTGCCCTGAAAATTGCAAGTTGAAATGcccttttaaaaattccaaaatGTGAGATAAGAAATGGAGAGTCACGGTGTCTAAACAACTAGAGCAAACCTACTCTGTGTTCAGTAGTCTACCCTCCAGTCCGAACGGCACACAATTGTGGTTAGTTCTTCATAGCCCCCAAACTATATGAGAATAGATTCTAAGGATACTTTCCTTCTTCTAGTGTCATCGTGAGAagaactgaatttctgttttgagtACAGAGTAGTACTTAAATATGTATCTGTgactgaagcagaaataaggCCCTGCAGGTTAGGTATTGTCTGTCCTGCCGCGGTTGCCAGCAACAGGTACTTACTTGCTGAGAGCTAGCAAAGAGTGGTATTTTCTGTTGGTAACTTAGAGGAGCAGTGGTACTACACAGTGTAATAGTTATTGGGAAAATAACTCACTTGATGAGCAGTAACTCTGAGCTGCCaagagttttgctttttttgttattgtttattTTGAGGGGAGCTCAAAAGCCAGTTTGCTGTCCCTTTACAAGAGTTGCCTGTAACTAGATAGCAAAGCTAAATGGATTCGCTACTGGCAGAGGTGCAATGACCGAGGAGAACAGTGATGGAGCCACAGCTTAAGACAGTTAATTGACCAAAATAGGAAGAAGAGGTTTTTGCCAGTATAAATGAgttaaatgaaaagcttttgccTAAGGAAGCAAATCTTGATTCTTTTGTTTCTACATGATGCTGTATGAATGTCTACATGTATGACAGTGGTCATACAAAAATTGAGGAAAGCGAACatcttttttctgctgagagTAGAACAGTGCCACAAAGCAGCCAAATTTCTCTTGATCTCACTGTACGTTGTAGGTGTTAGTGGCTTTCGGttcatttttacactttttaattattttttaaagctcacATGTACGTGTATGAAGGCAAAGATTATTCAAAAGAACCCAGCAGAGAAGACGAAAAAGCATTTGATCAGCTTTTGGATCTTCAGAAAGCCTTGACTGAAGGGACCAGTAAGGAAGGGAGAGCTCTCCGGAACAAAGCAAATGTAAGAGACACAAAAAGGCACATGATGCTCTTTCATTTGATTGTGGAAAATGAGGCTGACAGTTTTGTCTCTACCTGCAGCTTTCAGAAGGCATGTAAAAGATTTGGATGTCAATGTAGTAAAGTTGGCTCTTGAATCTGAGGCCTTGACAATTCAGCAATTCTGATATCCTATCTCTGATCTGTTATGTGGGGCACTCATGTAAACTTAGGTCACAAAACCACATATTATGTGACAATTGGGGTCTGATGATTAAGACCAGTGGACAAGTAGGGAAATGGAAAACGAGTATAGGTTAAAGTGGGCACCAGACACGGCTTTAAGATCATCAGTTTGTTTCCGTGATAGTACTTTCTTTCTCCAGGCCCTTCTCACAGGCCTCCGGGAACAGTCAACCAGGAGGAAACATTTGTTGAGTGCAGAGGAGCTGGATGCTAGGCGGAAGAAGCgccaagaagcagcagcaaagagagcAAGGCtcatggaggaaaagaaggcGGCAAAAGCAGAGGCGGAACGCAAGAAAAAGTAGGGTTTGTAATGCATCTACTACTTGTGAGCTGATGTCTGTTACGCTGTACTCTAGAAATGTGTGTCTGGTTGACGAAAACAAGTTGTGCTCTGTATCTGCTCTggcaggtggggctggggttGAGGGGAGGAGATGACAAAATGGCTGCAGGCCACCCTTATGAGAGAGTTAACTTCATACAGCAGAATGTTTGTGTGTGGGCTCAAACTGTGTAACACAGGGATGTGAAGGTGGAAAAATGGCTTCAGCCCCTAGCGAGGGTTCTTTTCCCCTGAATACGCTGCCTGACCTCACATCTAATTTAATTCACAGAGAGTGGCTTGAATAAGAACCCCATATCTGAATGTGCACTGAGCTTATGGGAGaagctttctgaaatgtcaCTGTTGGCTCCTGTGTATTGATCTGTGACTTTCTGGCATGCATCTTAActttctcctccctgttttctagatgttcttccttttcactgCTTTAAGTAGCTCCTTGCCCCTTGCCATATGCTCATTTTTTCCATGCCTGCAATTGTGTTATTGCACTGGCATGTGGCTCTTCATATCACAGGTAACAACTGTGGTAAATTTTGTTCCGGTCTAAAATagaggaggggagcagaaggAATGCAAGTCAGGGTCTCCTGTGTTTCACTGCAATGATGTAAAACAGAGTGTGtgccccacccacccccacccccggctttgattttcattgagcagcatctttcttctcttgttttgtttcaggatGGCCTGGTGGGAGGCAAATCATTACACATCTACCTGCCTTCCTTCTGAGGAAAGTGACTTTGAGGAAGAGTCTGAGGAGGATCAAGCTGGGCTGAGTGTGGATTTAGATTACAAAAATGCAGACCTGAACTGTATCAAGTACGTCATGGGAGATGTCACCCACCccaaagcagaagaggaggatgCCATCATTGTCCACTGCCTAGGTGGGACTTAAAACAACAGGAATGTTAGTGGACAAGGGGGCTGAATTGTCCCTACTAGCTCAATAGTTTCTAATTCACATCCAGACCGAAATAATTTGGATTTGAGTCTGGCTTAATTTTGAGTGGTACAGAGGCAATACAGCCTCTACCCCACCATGTATAACCCAGACAAGTACTAGCAAGATAAGATGTACACTGGTCTTTTCATGTCCTCACTGGATTTATGGGCAAGCCTCTTGAAAAGTGCCTGTATGGCTTGAAATTTTATGGCTGTGGCCAAGTGGGGACAGTTCCGCCTGAGAGCAGGGCCTTTTGTTCATCCTGTGGTAGCTGTAGGGATTGAACTGAGAGATTTAAAATCATCTCCCTTATATCATCAGCCACAAGAGAAAAGGCACTTCCAGAGGCTGAGATCAGACTTTCTCTGTCTCAGTGTTTGTCTCTCAACATTGTAAGTACAGAGGCTCTAGGCTAGTCTTCTAATTTAAGGACCTCTGTTAAGGCAGTAAAGCTGAGGGAGAAAATTCACATGACAGAGTTCCTTCTGAATcggtgctggagctgctctctGAGCTGAGCTGTAGCAGAACATTATACTCTGCTTTGGTATATGTTAAACTTGCACGAAACCTCatgtttaaaatggaaatgccaAGTAGAAGTGAAACCCTGCAAATAACACACATCCGGTTGTGGGAAGCCCAAGGCACCAATCTGAAGACATACTAGATGAATGCTCTATGCACCTATGTGCATATATGTGAGGATACCAGCAGGTTTATATGCTCAGTGCCATGGTTAGTGCTTGTTTGAGCACCCTGAATGGACAGCAAGAAGGAATTCTTCCCAGAGAGTTTTTCTGTGGgaagtttgtttttctcaagGGCTGAGGTTTATCCTCTAGGATGGTCCCTTGACGACTGGTTGTGTGGTTCCTGTATCTGGTTTTGATAATCATTCGTTGCATTTGTACAGAGTAGGTCCCTTTCCTGCAGGGGTGGTCTTTATCCTCACCTTCTAAAAGGAGTCTAATTTGTCATCTCGTTCTAGATGACTCCGGCCGCTGGGGAAGGGGTGGTTTGTTTACAGCTCTGGAGGCTCGTTCTGATCAGCCAAGGAAAATATATGAGATGGCAGGAAAGATGAAAGGTAAGAGATTAAACCACGACCTTAGGCCAAGATACTTGAAAAAGCTTAAATCCTACTGATGTTGCAGGAGTGAGGTGCCTGGATACCTCAGTActcatgttttttcctctttctctggaTACGTGCATCCCTAGCTCTGAAAGTAGTAGTGCAGTGGGTGCTTTGACTTGACTTATCTGGAGTGTAAGAACTCTGCACAGAGGGTTGGTCATTGCAATGCGTACTGCaagtcataaaaaaaagaagaaaatcgAAGTTATTCATTATTCACAGGATTTTTTCACTATATGCAAGAAAGCACTGTCAAAGTGCTTTTAAGAAGAATGAAAGCCATCTCAGGCAGTACTCAGCTGACCCTTTGGCTCCCTCCAAGCACTAGTCTTCTAAGCATTTATTAGCAGTTTTGAGCTACCTGCAGCTGGTGAGGAATGTACCCCTTGCTGTAAGGTGGACCTGTTGTTTTTCATAATTTCCTGGGAGATGCTTTCTTCTTGTTCCAGCGTCTCTTTCCATTTGTGGTCTTTAACTGGGATGTATGTGTGTctttaggggggggggggggccggggcgcagAGGGAGCGGTGTGGAGGTAACATCTGTCTTGCTTCCCTGGGCAAAGGGTCTGACTCTGCTGAaaccataattaaaaaaaaaaaaaaaaacaagccaaggAGAATAATACAGAACATTGACAGTGAAATCACTGCTCCATTGACTGCCTGTTGACTCTTTAGGACtgtttttttgttactgttctgttgttttctggaCAGATTTGGAGTTAGGAGGAACCCTGTTGTTCCCTATTGATGAtaaaaaatccaggaaaaaaggACAAGACTTGGTGAGAATGAGAAGCTTCTTTCTGTGTTGTTCTGCCTGCATGTTTTTGAAGCTGTGTATAATGAACATTATGTCTTTTTTCCCAGTAATAATGGCGCTGAATACTAAACATGACTAAGTTGCAGTTAAATGTTAGAGAAAGATCTTTGGCTTGTTTATTAAAGCTAATAGTAATGCCGTTTTCCAGCAGCTATCACTGTGTCTCTTAGCACTGTATATAGActcccatttaatttttttgtatgttttctacTTAGTTGGCCTTGATTGTAGCTCAGCACCGAGATCAGTCCAACAACTTGTCTGGCATTAAGCtgtctgctttggaaaaggGCCTGAAGAAGATTTCTTTAGCAGCCAAGAAAAGGAATGGTAAGTGTCTGTGCAGTAGAACAGTGAATCCTTACATATGTGGTTGCATCTAAAGGTGATGACCAATTTCCACCTCTCCTGTACTGTTTTTTGTGAGGTGAAGTAAGAGTGAGACCTCCATGGCAGatattttgtgttctgaaaTACTACTTCTGCTCATGTTGGGTAGCTTGAAGTCCTTACCTAGACCACTTTCTGTATGTGTATCTTGTCCTAAAGAGTGTGCACTCCCTATTCCCTCCTCAGCAACAGTGCATCTTCCACGCATCGGGTACGCAACAAAAGGTTTCAACTGGTATGGTACCGAGCGGCTCATCCgaaaatatttcacagcacGGGGTATCCCCACTTTTATGTATCCTTTTGGAGTATTGTCTTACTGTGTTCACGGTCCTAATATTGAAATGATCCCCTAAATATCTTGGTGAatgcaaagcaagaaagcaaggcAAGGCAGAGATGCCACAGGCCAGCTAAAACTTGGTTTCTTTGACTTTGCTGACATCCAGGAAATCACTCCACGGTGAAGGTGATAATGACAGATTAGTGTGATTCAATATGCCTGTCAGAATTTGTTAGAACTAGGTGCTAGTCTTCTGTTGACAGCCATCAACTTACCTGTATATACCACATCTGTGGGGGAGATGACTGGAATTTCAGAATAACGAAGTGACTCAGAAAGTAGCAGAAgtgagaaggtgaaaaaaacatCACAATGTTCCAAGCAAGTGATAACCTGCTTCCTTGGCTGAATGTGGTGGAGTTGGTGTGTGTTAGGACAGGCTCTCCTAACAAAACAGCTCACTGCTTTCAccttccaggaaaagaaagaggtttACAAGGAGGCTCTGTTTTGTCACTTCTCTAGGAAGACATGCATTTGTTATACTGCCACTGTCAGCGATTCGGTGAAactgaaaacctgaaacaaaGACAGTAGTATTCACAGCATTCTGCCTCCTTCCTTGGTGAGTCTCTTAGTGGTCATGTTGTCTGGCGTTCCTTGACATTTGACAGCATTTCCTTGACAGCTTGTATTAGATACTACTTTTGTAGGAATAAAGACTTTTCCTGTGCTTCACAACAATGTTCATCTTCACTGACAGCCTCAAAGCCATGAAGAAGGAGTAATTTCATTGCAAAACATGCTCAAAAAGCTAAGGATCTTTTCAACATCGTGCAGACAGCCTGTATGTATTCACCTTGGAAACATGGCTTACACAGCCACTATTCACCCCTGTATCTCTGCCTTTACTGGTCAGAATGTTTACGTATTGGCAGTAGCTCTGGAGAGGAACGAGACTGCTTCAGAGTTCAAAGAGTCTGGATAAGGATGTTGGCTCAATCCTAGATCTGTTTTGGagatggaaaattaaattttcactGGTGGTTGTTATCCCTTGCAGTAAGTTATTGCTAGGGCTTGAAATACAGTATTGTTTGGCGatatttccttccctgccttcaAATCTCATCCCTTGTTTCACTATACCCCTTTTCAATGAGCTGTTTAGTAGTTACCTGGGACTTTGTGTACCTGCCCACGTAGACGTGTCAGTGGAAAGGAGGCGGTCAACTATATGACAACCACATAGTATAACCTGTTCATACTGTTCCAGTTTCCCAGAAGTCCATTTGACTTGCATTtgttcaaatacaaaatttagCCACATAATCACGTACTTAGAACCTAGCAAAATCCTGTCCAGTGGTCTTGGCAAAGGCGTACAAGACTGCCAAAACTTGAGACTGGCTTTATAAATGacacttttccttctcccacaaCTGCTTTTTCATTAACAGCTCTTTGTTGCAGCTGTTGGGCAAAACCAGTTCCTTATTGCTGTCCAAAAAGCTGTGTGAAAGTTTCCATGACTCTGATTCACTTAAAGGAAATCTTAATGCAGGGGTTTTGATGTTGGCTTTCCTCTATTGCAAGAAAACTTTCCTGGGTTTTGCATTGTTGGAGCTGTTGGCTTTAGCATattttctagggttttttttttttagtacagcCAGGCAATCATAGCTCTCCTAATAAGTGTTTTGACCAGAGAGACTGTGAGGTGCCAAACtcaattaaatttaaagttCAGCTTCCAATAGGAAATCATCCCACAAGCAGTGGAAAGTATGTCTTTAAATACCTAATTGCCAACACACATCTCATGGGCTGCGTTTACACTGCCTCAGTAGTACCATCTGGTTGGTTAATAATTTCAGGCCTGATTCTGGCATGGCTCATCACACTGACCGGTGTGCTCCACACTAGAAGAAGCCTTCCTGAGCTGGATACTGTCATTCACTCTTCACTCTACTGGAAAACCCCAAAGGATTTGTTATCTCCTTTGACCCTGCTGAAGTTTAGGAAAGTTAGTGCTGCATAGCACCTCTGTGGATAAGACCTTTCTTGCAGCTGCTCACAGGAACAGCCCCTGTGTATTTGGCAAAGGGCTTGCAGGATCAAAGGCTGACTGTGAAGAGTTTCTGGGGTGAAAGGTGGTGAGTAGAGATGCACATTATCGTGTTTTCACCCAGGTATGCGAGCTGGCGCTCTTCCAGCAGGCCGGCT from Falco rusticolus isolate bFalRus1 chromosome 5, bFalRus1.pri, whole genome shotgun sequence includes the following:
- the CHD1L gene encoding chromodomain-helicase-DNA-binding protein 1-like isoform X2; the encoded protein is MFSVGFSLLLTGTPVQNSLQELYSLLSLIEPDIFPREQVKEFVEYYQAIEKESEPAKELHHLLQPFLLRRVKSEVVAELPKKVEVVLYHGMSALQRKYYKAILMKDLDIFENEGGRKITLQNVLIQLRKCVAHPYLFNGVEPEPFEIGDHIVEASGKLVLLDKLLSFLYAGGHRVLLFSQMTQLLDILQDYLDYRGYSYERLDGSVRGEERYLAIKNFGQQPIFIFLLSTRAGGVGMNLTAADTVIFADGDFNPQNDLQAIARAHRIGQHKPVKIIRLIGRDTIEEIIYRRAASKLRLTNAIVEGGQFALGAPKHQGAAELQLSEILKFGLDKLLSSEGSTVQDVELENILGETKGGKWVMDVVLPREEESEEMDTETHMYVYEGKDYSKEPSREDEKAFDQLLDLQKALTEGTSKEGRALRNKANALLTGLREQSTRRKHLLSAEELDARRKKRQEAAAKRARLMEEKKAAKAEAERKKKMAWWEANHYTSTCLPSEESDFEEESEEDQAGLSVDLDYKNADLNCIKYVMGDVTHPKAEEEDAIIVHCLDDSGRWGRGGLFTALEARSDQPRKIYEMAGKMKDLELGGTLLFPIDDKKSRKKGQDLLALIVAQHRDQSNNLSGIKLSALEKGLKKISLAAKKRNATVHLPRIGYATKGFNWYGTERLIRKYFTARGIPTFIYYFCRNKDFSCASQQCSSSLTASKP